One Paracoccus sp. SCSIO 75233 genomic window carries:
- a CDS encoding tyrosine-type recombinase/integrase, producing the protein MKAANPFPELLRAFFQEWLAEQRSASIHTIKSYRDTWRLLLRFVAERNDRGVARITLADVSAGEVRAFLNHAEHGRKGTIGTRNCRLAAIRSFFSFVADKDPEYVAQCAEVLAIPLKRKPTAAPCYLEPAEVEAILAQPDRSTIEGMRDHVLLSLLYNSGARIQEALDLCPKAIRFEAPYCVRLYGKGRKERICPLWPETVALLKKLLERQPRAPDERIFVNRYGEPLGASGVRYKLASYVAAAANATPTLRSKHVTPHSFRHATAVHLVAAGVDITVIRSWLGHVSLDTTNHYAQANLETKRKALEQVGVPAAGNRPARWKRDADLLDWLDTL; encoded by the coding sequence ATGAAAGCCGCAAATCCCTTCCCCGAACTATTGCGGGCCTTCTTCCAGGAATGGCTGGCGGAACAGCGCAGCGCCTCGATCCACACCATCAAGTCCTATCGGGACACCTGGCGGCTGTTGCTTCGGTTCGTCGCGGAGCGAAACGACCGTGGTGTCGCAAGGATCACCCTGGCCGACGTCTCCGCCGGCGAGGTCCGCGCGTTCCTCAATCATGCTGAACATGGTCGCAAGGGCACGATCGGCACGCGCAACTGCCGGCTTGCCGCCATCCGCAGCTTCTTCAGCTTCGTGGCGGACAAGGATCCCGAATATGTCGCCCAATGTGCAGAGGTCCTCGCGATCCCGCTCAAGCGCAAACCCACCGCCGCACCCTGCTATCTTGAGCCAGCGGAGGTCGAGGCCATTCTCGCGCAACCCGACCGGTCGACCATCGAAGGGATGCGAGACCATGTGCTGCTGTCACTGCTCTATAATAGCGGTGCGCGTATCCAGGAGGCGCTCGATCTCTGTCCCAAGGCGATCCGGTTCGAAGCACCGTATTGCGTGCGTCTTTACGGAAAAGGTCGAAAAGAACGCATCTGCCCGCTTTGGCCGGAAACGGTGGCGTTGCTGAAAAAGCTGCTGGAGCGGCAGCCGCGCGCACCGGATGAGCGCATCTTCGTCAATCGTTACGGCGAACCCCTGGGGGCATCGGGCGTGCGGTACAAGCTGGCGAGTTACGTCGCAGCGGCGGCGAATGCGACACCCACGCTTCGCTCGAAGCATGTGACGCCGCACAGTTTCCGGCACGCGACGGCCGTCCACCTCGTCGCGGCGGGCGTCGACATCACCGTCATCCGAAGCTGGCTGGGGCATGTCAGCTTGGACACCACCAACCACTATGCCCAGGCCAACCTCGAAACCAAGCGAAAGGCGCTCGAACAGGTTGGCGTTCCAGCAGCAGGAAATCGACCCGCGCGATGGAAACGTGACGCGGACCTGCTCGACTGGCTCGACACCCTCTGA
- a CDS encoding strawberry notch C-terminal domain-containing protein has product MKDVALNSLNDSDGAAFLRIIASSRLRTIHHNLEAALTATGVSNASGETNASAARASAKSRFESTKQRFFNHLLMGMKAPSIIHAIKEDLAAGNACVIQVVSTGESLLKRRLEAMDPEDELVEGALTPRDYVLGYLEQAFPIHAQKLVEIDGNMVAEPLRDEAGALVVSREALALRDAAMMELMTLAPIPSALDQILWAFGDEAVAEVTGRSIRPLKAEDGHLFIEKRSASSNSSETQAFMDGEKDILIFSDAGGTGRSYHAAQTAKNQKRRRHYLLEPGWRADAAIQGLGRTHRSAQVSAPFFRVCTSDVHGEKRFTSTIAKRLDQLGALTKGQRETGSQGMFREEDNLESPIARAALRGYFADLAAGRAEAMSYESFTDWTALRLIDKDGVLLEELPPIQRFLNRVLALPIHMQNALFAEFMRRIADQSERARAAGTLDLGVETLRGEKIEQVSTEDLWTCPKSGAVTRIIGLEVTDPVYVLVAEEAISRNPDKLPMVNRASGRAALISARPMQMYDEDIVTLMRKAVRPNGSSYLEEARFESSAWEEIDRPEFAQIWEAEAASLPKTTTTKLYLLTGLLLPIWKDIPTTNERIYRVTPDGATAMIGRTLSEEGAASLRARFLVSNPQTPQEMLTAALGTTAPVDLGRGLTLTRRRVAGEMRLELGGADRGMIDGLKALGCFTEIIAFQLRVFLPHGDGIDTGSILARIVGQRAARAAEQAA; this is encoded by the coding sequence GTGAAGGACGTAGCCCTGAACTCCCTGAATGATAGCGATGGTGCCGCATTCCTTCGCATTATCGCGTCCTCGCGATTACGCACCATCCACCATAATCTCGAGGCGGCTCTGACGGCGACCGGTGTCAGCAATGCCTCGGGCGAGACCAATGCCTCGGCCGCACGCGCCTCTGCCAAATCTCGCTTCGAGAGCACGAAACAGCGCTTCTTCAACCATCTCCTGATGGGCATGAAGGCTCCAAGTATCATCCACGCCATCAAGGAAGATTTGGCGGCAGGCAATGCTTGCGTCATCCAGGTTGTCTCGACAGGCGAGAGCCTGCTGAAGCGTCGGCTTGAGGCGATGGACCCGGAGGATGAACTCGTCGAAGGTGCCTTGACGCCGCGCGATTATGTTCTGGGATACCTCGAACAGGCCTTCCCGATCCACGCGCAAAAGCTCGTGGAGATTGACGGCAACATGGTCGCGGAACCCTTGCGGGATGAGGCCGGCGCGCTGGTCGTCTCGCGCGAAGCGCTCGCTTTACGTGACGCGGCCATGATGGAGTTGATGACGCTGGCGCCGATCCCCTCGGCGCTCGATCAGATCCTCTGGGCCTTTGGCGACGAGGCCGTCGCTGAAGTCACGGGTCGGTCCATCCGGCCCCTCAAGGCCGAGGATGGTCATCTCTTCATCGAGAAGCGTAGCGCCAGCAGCAATTCATCCGAGACTCAAGCCTTCATGGACGGCGAAAAGGATATCCTGATCTTCTCCGATGCAGGCGGCACTGGCCGTTCCTATCATGCGGCACAAACGGCGAAGAACCAGAAACGGCGGCGGCACTACCTGCTGGAGCCCGGCTGGCGCGCGGATGCAGCCATCCAGGGGCTCGGCCGCACGCATCGCTCGGCCCAGGTCAGCGCACCGTTCTTTCGGGTCTGCACCTCCGATGTGCATGGCGAGAAACGTTTCACCTCGACGATCGCCAAACGCCTCGACCAGCTGGGGGCCCTGACCAAGGGCCAGCGCGAGACCGGCTCGCAAGGCATGTTCCGCGAGGAGGACAATCTCGAAAGCCCGATCGCGCGAGCGGCGCTGCGTGGGTATTTCGCCGATCTTGCCGCCGGGCGCGCCGAGGCGATGAGCTACGAGAGCTTCACCGACTGGACGGCCCTGCGGCTGATCGACAAGGACGGGGTGCTGCTCGAAGAGCTTCCCCCGATCCAGCGGTTTCTCAACCGGGTGCTTGCCCTTCCCATCCACATGCAGAACGCGCTCTTTGCCGAGTTCATGCGCCGGATTGCCGATCAGTCTGAGCGGGCGCGCGCGGCGGGCACGCTCGATCTCGGCGTGGAAACCCTACGTGGCGAAAAGATCGAGCAGGTCTCCACCGAGGATCTCTGGACCTGCCCGAAATCCGGCGCCGTGACGCGGATTATCGGACTTGAGGTGACGGACCCAGTGTATGTCCTGGTCGCCGAAGAGGCCATATCGCGCAATCCCGACAAGCTGCCGATGGTGAATCGCGCCTCCGGTCGCGCGGCGCTCATCTCGGCGCGGCCCATGCAGATGTATGACGAGGACATTGTCACGCTGATGCGCAAGGCGGTGCGGCCAAACGGGTCGAGCTATCTCGAAGAGGCACGGTTTGAGTCCTCGGCTTGGGAAGAGATCGACAGGCCCGAATTTGCGCAGATTTGGGAGGCCGAGGCTGCGTCCCTGCCAAAAACCACCACGACCAAGCTCTACCTGCTGACCGGGCTGCTGCTGCCGATCTGGAAGGACATTCCGACCACCAATGAGCGGATCTACCGTGTCACGCCAGACGGGGCGACGGCCATGATCGGGCGGACGCTGAGTGAGGAAGGGGCGGCCTCGCTGCGCGCCCGCTTCCTCGTCTCCAATCCGCAAACGCCACAGGAGATGTTGACCGCCGCCCTCGGCACCACCGCACCTGTCGATCTGGGCCGGGGTCTGACCCTGACCCGTCGCCGGGTCGCAGGCGAGATGCGCCTTGAGTTGGGCGGTGCGGATCGGGGCATGATCGATGGCCTCAAGGCGCTCGGCTGCTTCACCGAGATCATCGCCTTCCAGTTGCGTGTGTTCCTGCCGCATGGGGACGGGATCGACACGGGAAGCATTCTGGCCCGGATCGTGGGCCAGCGAGCCGCTAGAGCGGCAGAACAAGCCGCCTGA
- a CDS encoding DUF6878 family protein, producing MTNPQIDYAAMAAQWRAERETTLKASRVELLAQLRALGISEVTAQYEGYGDSGNVEDVTVQPAEVQLPEALATEVGDFAWLLAYHHHPGFENNEGGYGTLTWDLRNDSITLDHADAQVEYSHSYDEGL from the coding sequence ATGACCAATCCCCAAATCGACTATGCCGCAATGGCGGCTCAGTGGCGTGCAGAGCGCGAAACCACCTTGAAGGCATCCAGAGTGGAGCTGCTCGCGCAACTACGTGCGCTTGGCATCAGCGAGGTCACTGCCCAATACGAAGGCTATGGCGACTCCGGCAATGTCGAGGACGTGACGGTGCAGCCTGCAGAGGTCCAACTGCCGGAGGCGCTTGCCACAGAGGTTGGCGACTTCGCCTGGTTGCTCGCCTATCACCATCACCCGGGGTTCGAGAACAACGAGGGTGGCTACGGCACGCTGACCTGGGACTTGCGCAACGACAGTATCACCTTGGATCACGCGGACGCTCAAGTCGAATATTCGCATAGCTATGACGAGGGGCTGTGA
- a CDS encoding DUF736 family protein has translation MFAGTLTRNVETAAAEYTGMIHSTRFDIAIQLEARAKMSERSPDFDVTAVNKTGRKVRIGTAWNETGNTSGNPYISMQIDVGLGPFRVNAVQTKEARAAQSGEFEIIPLVSNGLMKSGSISGELTAMDADNAFTGYIANMMFDLEFMLIENSYKSEETHPDYRIEVSSPRGKPIRVGSAWMAKSSRTGNDYLSLLINTPDGDLRVNAVQNEEQRGGQTFSIIPFIDSGEQPQDAGAGLSLVA, from the coding sequence ATGTTCGCAGGAACCCTCACCCGCAATGTCGAGACCGCAGCCGCCGAGTACACCGGCATGATCCACTCGACGCGCTTTGACATCGCCATCCAGTTGGAGGCGCGGGCCAAGATGTCCGAACGCAGCCCGGATTTTGACGTGACGGCAGTCAACAAAACAGGCCGCAAGGTGCGCATCGGCACGGCCTGGAACGAGACCGGCAATACCAGCGGCAACCCCTACATCTCGATGCAGATCGATGTCGGCTTGGGTCCGTTCCGGGTCAACGCGGTCCAGACGAAAGAAGCGCGCGCGGCCCAGAGTGGCGAATTCGAGATCATCCCGCTGGTCTCGAACGGCCTGATGAAATCCGGCTCGATCTCGGGCGAGCTCACCGCCATGGACGCTGACAACGCCTTCACGGGCTACATCGCCAACATGATGTTCGATCTGGAGTTCATGCTGATCGAGAACAGCTACAAATCCGAGGAGACCCACCCAGATTACCGGATCGAGGTCAGCTCGCCCCGGGGTAAACCAATCCGCGTCGGCTCGGCGTGGATGGCCAAAAGCAGCCGCACGGGCAATGACTACCTGTCGCTGCTGATCAACACGCCTGATGGCGACTTGCGCGTCAACGCCGTGCAGAACGAAGAACAGCGCGGCGGGCAGACCTTCTCGATCATCCCGTTCATCGACAGCGGTGAGCAGCCGCAGGACGCGGGCGCGGGGCTCTCCTTGGTCGCCTAA
- a CDS encoding rhomboid family intramembrane serine protease: MMNRDHMRVFFRRTAALAAFVALLWAIQVVNWITGYGLNPAFGLIPRHGSGLDGVIAMPLLHGSFSHLMANTPPLLVMGGLLVATTTRALLPVNAVVIGLGGGLVWLFGSSAIHIGASGLVFGWFGFLVARGFVDRSPITLGAALLVGVLYSSILWGVLPGQPGVSWEAHLFGAIAGAVAASLVRTHVHVPRLGGVDLD, from the coding sequence ATGATGAACCGGGATCACATGCGCGTCTTCTTCCGGCGCACCGCGGCGCTTGCCGCTTTTGTCGCGCTGCTCTGGGCGATCCAAGTCGTCAATTGGATCACCGGCTACGGCCTGAACCCGGCCTTCGGCCTGATCCCCAGGCACGGCAGCGGGTTGGATGGTGTCATCGCTATGCCCCTCCTGCATGGGAGCTTCTCGCACCTGATGGCCAATACGCCGCCTCTCCTGGTGATGGGTGGGCTGCTGGTTGCCACGACCACGCGAGCCTTGCTGCCGGTGAACGCAGTGGTGATCGGCCTCGGCGGCGGACTCGTCTGGCTGTTCGGAAGCTCCGCCATCCATATCGGTGCGTCAGGGTTGGTCTTCGGCTGGTTTGGCTTCCTCGTCGCGCGCGGCTTCGTGGATCGCTCCCCGATCACGCTGGGCGCGGCACTACTGGTCGGTGTCCTCTATAGCTCCATTCTCTGGGGCGTTCTTCCGGGCCAACCCGGCGTCTCGTGGGAGGCGCATCTCTTCGGCGCCATCGCGGGCGCTGTCGCTGCATCCCTTGTCCGGACGCATGTCCATGTGCCGCGCCTCGGCGGTGTCGATTTGGACTGA
- a CDS encoding site-specific integrase encodes MTEERISPLRARMIEDMRIRGMGEKAQKSHIRAIKDFAQFLGHSPDTATPEELRAYQLHMTDTGVTASTFNVRIVALRFFFGMTCGREDMKRYMQFRTQPRKLPVVFSVEEVSDILMAAPGPGLKYRAALSISYGAGLRAAEVCNLKIGDIDSDRMLIHVEQGKGRKDRKVMLSPGLLNLLRDCWREARPEGWLFPGKPKINPISPRQLNRAFTSAKHMAGISKPATLHTLRHSFATHLLEANTDVRVIQVLLGHAKLTTTAQYTHVATKTIRDTVSPYEMLAKLQDQTVKRSLE; translated from the coding sequence ATGACCGAGGAGAGGATTTCGCCGCTACGGGCGCGGATGATCGAAGACATGCGCATCCGGGGGATGGGCGAGAAGGCACAGAAGTCCCACATCAGGGCAATCAAGGATTTCGCCCAATTCCTTGGGCATTCACCTGATACCGCCACCCCGGAGGAGTTGCGCGCCTACCAGCTGCACATGACCGACACCGGGGTCACGGCCAGCACGTTCAACGTGAGGATCGTGGCGCTGCGGTTCTTCTTCGGCATGACCTGCGGGCGCGAGGACATGAAGCGCTACATGCAGTTCCGCACCCAGCCGCGGAAGTTGCCTGTGGTGTTCAGCGTCGAGGAGGTTTCGGACATCCTGATGGCGGCACCCGGGCCGGGCCTGAAGTATCGGGCCGCGCTCAGCATCTCCTATGGTGCGGGGCTGCGCGCCGCCGAGGTCTGCAATCTCAAGATCGGCGACATCGACAGCGACCGCATGCTGATCCATGTCGAGCAAGGTAAAGGACGGAAGGACCGCAAGGTCATGCTCTCTCCGGGCCTGCTGAACCTGCTTCGTGACTGCTGGCGCGAAGCGCGTCCCGAGGGCTGGCTGTTCCCGGGCAAGCCGAAGATCAATCCGATCTCGCCTCGGCAGCTGAACCGGGCTTTCACCTCGGCCAAGCACATGGCCGGGATCAGCAAGCCGGCGACACTGCACACGCTCAGGCACAGCTTTGCGACGCACCTGCTCGAGGCCAACACGGATGTGCGGGTGATCCAGGTCCTCCTCGGCCATGCCAAGCTCACCACGACGGCGCAATACACCCATGTCGCGACCAAGACGATCCGTGACACGGTCAGCCCCTACGAGATGCTGGCCAAGCTGCAGGATCAGACGGTGAAGCGAAGTCTGGAGTGA
- a CDS encoding IS91 family transposase — translation MPRPTLEIADIFRAHGPAWRQANAGHVSLTQLKVMSAIEACRTEALGGHVAGCAKCGHHHIAYNSCKNRHCPKCQGPAARDWMEARAEDLLPVEYFHVVFTLPAEIAQIAFWNKKAVYGLLFRASAETVMTIAADPKRLGARIGMTSVLHTWGSALTHHPHIHMIVPGGGLSLDGTRWVACKRGFFLHVRVLSRLFRRLFLDGLLALHRAGELAFYGGLEGLAQADAFAAWLKPFRRSEWIVYAKPPFGGPEAVLAYLSRYTHRVAISNHRLISADAETVAFRWKDYRIKSGNRQKVMRLSTSEFIRRFLMHVLPDGFHRIRHYGLLASASRKVNIDRIRTLLGQTMPVRDALPAAEAAPLTLREPCPCCGGPMRIIEIFRRGQKPMSRAPPREQAA, via the coding sequence GTGCCCCGGCCAACGCTGGAGATCGCTGACATCTTTCGCGCTCATGGTCCCGCGTGGCGGCAGGCCAATGCGGGGCATGTCAGCCTGACCCAGCTGAAGGTGATGTCGGCGATTGAAGCCTGCCGGACCGAAGCGCTCGGCGGGCATGTCGCGGGCTGTGCCAAGTGTGGCCACCACCACATCGCCTACAACTCCTGCAAGAACCGCCACTGCCCGAAGTGCCAGGGACCGGCGGCACGCGACTGGATGGAAGCCCGCGCCGAGGACCTTCTGCCTGTGGAGTATTTCCACGTCGTCTTCACCCTGCCAGCCGAGATCGCGCAGATCGCCTTCTGGAACAAGAAGGCCGTCTACGGCCTGCTGTTCCGCGCGTCCGCGGAAACGGTCATGACCATCGCCGCCGATCCCAAGCGCCTCGGCGCCCGGATCGGCATGACCAGCGTGCTGCACACATGGGGATCGGCCCTGACGCATCACCCCCACATCCACATGATCGTGCCGGGCGGAGGCCTGTCGCTGGATGGCACCCGATGGGTCGCCTGCAAGCGGGGGTTCTTCCTGCATGTTCGCGTGCTGTCCCGCCTGTTCCGGCGGCTTTTCCTCGACGGCCTGCTGGCCCTGCATCGGGCCGGAGAGCTGGCTTTCTACGGCGGTCTCGAAGGATTGGCGCAAGCAGATGCCTTTGCCGCTTGGCTCAAACCGTTCCGCAGATCCGAATGGATCGTCTACGCCAAACCGCCCTTCGGCGGCCCCGAGGCGGTGCTGGCCTACCTGAGCCGCTACACCCACCGCGTCGCGATCTCGAACCATCGCCTGATCAGCGCAGACGCCGAGACGGTGGCGTTTCGATGGAAGGACTACCGCATCAAGTCCGGTAACAGGCAGAAGGTCATGCGCCTCTCGACATCGGAGTTCATCCGCCGGTTCCTGATGCATGTCCTCCCCGACGGCTTCCACCGCATCCGGCACTACGGCCTGCTGGCCAGCGCGAGCCGGAAGGTCAACATCGACCGGATCCGAACCCTGCTTGGCCAGACCATGCCGGTCCGGGATGCTCTGCCCGCCGCCGAGGCAGCGCCGCTCACCCTGCGCGAGCCGTGCCCTTGCTGCGGCGGCCCGATGCGCATCATCGAAATTTTCCGCCGCGGCCAGAAACCGATGTCGCGCGCCCCACCTCGGGAGCAGGCCGCATGA
- a CDS encoding FUSC family protein, with amino-acid sequence MPAKTKEKHVDAPRAAAGHHGGGALIRAVVLTGLCFWLYAVLPVSDMILAIAAVFPLIFPTQDEAFAEAAERSWATLIGGIVALVVLALYGFSAHFEVLLVLMFTVGWGFGVAMMRGRMSASVYQFGLSVAAVLVATSLTTSNPEVAMVQRVFLTLIGTLGASIAVAVLDWLLLAPASHEDGYSPHPAIQRKKFNREYDI; translated from the coding sequence GTGCCTGCGAAAACGAAAGAAAAACACGTCGACGCCCCGCGGGCCGCGGCGGGGCATCATGGTGGTGGTGCCTTGATCCGTGCTGTGGTTTTAACCGGGCTGTGTTTCTGGCTATACGCAGTTTTGCCAGTCTCGGATATGATCCTAGCGATTGCGGCTGTCTTTCCACTAATTTTCCCGACTCAAGATGAGGCCTTTGCAGAAGCCGCCGAGCGGAGTTGGGCTACTTTGATAGGCGGGATTGTCGCGCTGGTTGTATTGGCACTATACGGGTTTTCGGCGCATTTCGAGGTTTTGCTGGTGTTGATGTTTACAGTCGGCTGGGGTTTTGGTGTTGCGATGATGCGCGGGCGGATGTCGGCGTCGGTCTACCAGTTTGGCCTGTCCGTTGCTGCGGTTTTGGTGGCAACGTCCCTGACAACAAGCAACCCTGAGGTCGCAATGGTCCAACGAGTGTTTTTGACCTTGATCGGAACGCTCGGCGCTTCAATCGCGGTTGCAGTGTTGGATTGGCTACTCTTGGCACCAGCATCCCATGAAGATGGCTATAGCCCCCACCCCGCGATCCAACGCAAGAAGTTCAATCGTGAATATGACATTTAG
- a CDS encoding IS5 family transposase (programmed frameshift), translating into METSLARDLMSDEEWTFFERFILAVRAPNGRKPTNHRLVLDGIFWIARTGAPWRDLPGEFGKWSSVYRQFRRWTLAGLWEDIMEALNQSGAVPSALQMIDSTVIRAHHQAAGAKRGTPRQGFGRSRGGFTTKIHLLVNAHGLPMRTEITPGQTSDYLGFDLVMADNLPRPSVLLADRGYDADKIRDGMEARNVLPVIPMRKSRKKRIGVDRSLYRLRNLVERCFNKLKNARRVATRYDKTAESFLGFIDITSIRLWIRHLST; encoded by the exons ATGGAGACCAGCTTGGCACGAGACCTTATGTCGGACGAGGAATGGACGTTCTTTGAGCGCTTCATCCTCGCCGTCCGCGCCCCGAACGGGCGTAAACCCACCAACCACCGCCTCGTTCTTGATGGGATTTTCTGGATTGCCCGAACCGGGGCGCCTTGGCGCGATCTTCCCGGGGAGTTCGGCAAGTGGTCGAGCGTCTATCGGCAATTCCGGCGCTGGACGTTGGCCGGGCTCTGGGAGGACATCATGGAGGCACTGAACCAGAGCGGAGCTGTGCCAAGCGCCCTGCAGATGATCGACAGCACCGTAATCCGCGCCCACCATCAGGCAGCGGGCGCTA AAAGGGGGACTCCACGACAGGGTTTCGGCCGTTCTCGAGGTGGCTTTACGACCAAGATCCACCTCCTCGTCAATGCACACGGGCTTCCCATGAGGACAGAGATCACGCCAGGCCAGACGTCGGACTATCTCGGCTTCGATCTGGTGATGGCGGATAATCTGCCCCGCCCGAGCGTGCTGCTCGCGGATCGCGGCTACGATGCAGACAAGATCAGAGACGGCATGGAAGCGCGCAACGTCCTGCCCGTGATCCCGATGCGAAAGTCCCGCAAGAAGCGGATTGGTGTCGATCGCTCGCTGTATCGCCTGCGTAATCTGGTCGAACGCTGCTTCAACAAGCTCAAGAACGCCAGGCGTGTCGCGACCCGCTACGACAAGACGGCGGAAAGCTTCCTCGGCTTCATTGACATCACGTCGATCCGTCTCTGGATCCGCCATTTGTCAACATGA
- a CDS encoding HlyD family secretion protein: MVGGFTPVRGADGEDEALKERPFLVRHKVSCQAGLHRRCQLESCSKPDVNPFCQHDLSTVARAPGPGVVTNVHLGLGQFVGTGSPTMTFIDGEAVWITADLRENQLVNVQPNDRVTLVFDAIPGQIFEGHVESLGWGINPGRSEVGGLPVNTPISQWFEPARKMPVRIVLEGTTHTWPRQARLGGKVNVLIHPDGGTHFVTRTAAFFQRIGSWTTALY, translated from the coding sequence GTGGTTGGTGGGTTTACGCCCGTTCGGGGCGCGGACGGCGAGGATGAAGCGCTCAAAGAACGTCCATTCCTCGTCCGACATAAGGTCTCGTGCCAAGCTGGTCTCCATCGCAGATGCCAGCTTGAATCATGCTCAAAGCCTGATGTGAATCCCTTTTGTCAACACGACCTAAGCACAGTGGCGCGCGCGCCCGGCCCCGGCGTTGTGACCAATGTGCACTTGGGGCTGGGGCAGTTTGTTGGTACAGGGTCGCCGACCATGACTTTTATCGACGGCGAAGCAGTCTGGATCACGGCGGACTTGCGTGAAAACCAGCTTGTTAATGTGCAGCCAAATGATCGAGTTACGTTGGTGTTTGATGCGATACCAGGGCAGATTTTTGAAGGCCATGTTGAAAGCCTTGGCTGGGGGATAAATCCCGGTCGCTCTGAGGTTGGCGGCCTGCCGGTCAACACCCCAATCAGCCAGTGGTTTGAGCCAGCGCGCAAAATGCCGGTTCGGATTGTGCTTGAAGGAACCACTCATACTTGGCCGCGGCAAGCCCGTTTGGGGGGGAAGGTAAATGTTCTCATTCACCCTGACGGTGGCACCCATTTTGTCACCCGCACAGCCGCATTTTTCCAGCGCATCGGCAGCTGGACCACCGCATTATACTAA
- a CDS encoding biotin/lipoyl-binding protein, producing MSNETSPPPSNPSKPVAQDMPTDTGPEIAEPESKKPIFLVLAIVLVLLSGIVTWTVASDHYAPGSSRGIVSASVVQVAPRVSGRIIAIEVHDNAILDTGDAMFRIDPRPFELAVERAQASLAQVVQGVDASSAQIEAAQAQIAQARANADTARTSAERSAALFERGIVSGAARDQAQANLAAAEAALHAAQATAESARLQLGAAGEGNPQIRAAELALEVAEYDLLGHVDKWRIQRRIDVMSMKPRKLSAVLS from the coding sequence ATGTCAAATGAGACCTCCCCACCCCCGTCAAACCCCAGCAAACCAGTAGCGCAGGATATGCCCACTGACACTGGGCCAGAAATTGCAGAACCCGAAAGCAAGAAACCGATTTTTCTAGTGCTGGCCATAGTCTTGGTTCTCTTGTCGGGGATCGTGACGTGGACTGTTGCCTCGGATCATTATGCACCGGGCAGTTCGCGGGGGATCGTTTCAGCCAGCGTTGTGCAAGTAGCACCACGCGTTTCCGGGCGGATTATTGCGATTGAAGTACATGACAATGCCATTCTGGACACGGGGGATGCGATGTTTCGCATTGATCCCAGACCGTTTGAATTGGCGGTAGAACGGGCGCAGGCGTCTTTGGCACAGGTGGTGCAGGGGGTTGATGCGTCAAGCGCGCAAATCGAGGCGGCCCAGGCCCAGATTGCCCAAGCGCGCGCCAATGCAGACACGGCCCGAACCAGCGCAGAACGCTCTGCCGCCCTTTTTGAACGGGGCATCGTTTCGGGTGCGGCGCGTGATCAGGCGCAGGCAAACCTTGCCGCCGCTGAGGCAGCACTGCATGCCGCTCAGGCCACTGCCGAAAGCGCGCGGTTACAGCTTGGAGCCGCCGGCGAGGGTAATCCACAAATTCGCGCCGCCGAACTCGCTTTGGAAGTGGCGGAATATGACTTGCTAGGTCATGTTGACAAATGGCGGATCCAGAGACGGATCGACGTGATGTCAATGAAGCCGAGGAAGCTTTCCGCCGTCTTGTCGTAG
- a CDS encoding TetR/AcrR family transcriptional regulator, whose translation MKQRPDAQKNRERLLAAAKLVFSEFGVTAPLELVRERANVGRATLYRNFPNRQALFLALVDEALDELDLHSDDFWDLLAEAAVKVVENEVSHAIWDAADIDSDQLAIRHKKLVGIFETPLAIAKQDKSVDPDIAPSDIVLLLRMIGGAVHSGPTTERRQVAMRAVELLRRGISRLQTH comes from the coding sequence ATGAAACAACGCCCTGATGCGCAAAAAAACCGCGAACGCCTATTGGCCGCCGCTAAGCTTGTATTTTCTGAATTTGGTGTCACGGCTCCGTTGGAACTTGTCCGCGAACGCGCGAATGTCGGCCGCGCCACGCTTTATCGAAACTTCCCAAATCGACAAGCGTTGTTTCTAGCCCTTGTCGATGAGGCTCTTGATGAACTCGACCTTCATTCTGATGACTTTTGGGACCTTCTGGCAGAGGCTGCCGTCAAAGTGGTGGAAAATGAAGTGAGCCACGCCATTTGGGATGCGGCAGATATCGACAGCGACCAATTGGCGATCCGTCACAAAAAGTTGGTCGGGATATTTGAGACACCGCTGGCCATTGCAAAGCAAGACAAGAGCGTCGACCCCGACATTGCCCCCTCTGATATCGTGTTGCTGTTGCGTATGATTGGCGGAGCGGTTCACTCTGGCCCAACGACCGAACGCAGGCAAGTGGCGATGCGCGCCGTCGAGCTCCTCCGAAGAGGGATTTCTAGGCTCCAGACCCATTGA